The following DNA comes from Miscanthus floridulus cultivar M001 chromosome 5, ASM1932011v1, whole genome shotgun sequence.
CAGCCCTAGATAGCCTAGCCGCCTCAGATCATCTCAATTCCTCCACTAGGTTCTGAATCTCTAAAAATTTAGCTACCATGGTATTTAAATCATGGGGTTAGAGTTGACATTACCACTCGGTCCAAGATTGATGCAGCCTCCACCTGTGTCCCTGCCCTCGTCGCAAGGTCGTAAGACAAGTGTTCATCATCCGAGGACTCAATGTCGGCGTAGTCTCCTTGGGTCCATTGCACCTTCAGCTTCGTCCTTGTTGCATGTCCGTACCAAGCTAGGATACTGCTCTGAAGTTGTCGTTCGTAGTGGTGCTGGTCATTCTCGTACAGGTTGTCATGAACATTTTCCCACTGGTCGATGTAGTCAGCGTCTCCTTCTTTTGCTTGTGATGATCGATCCTGTAGGTAAACAGAAATGGATGTCAGCATTTCTGGTGAAAATGGGCATTCATCGTCCATTGTCATTTATGTGTTTTTCTAATAAGATCCAAGTAAAATGTGACACTCGGGCATCCAAGTAAAATGTGACACTCGGGCAAGGTTAACTGACATGTTGCATGAGAGTGGTACTTCCTGTTTCTATCCACACATCATGAGTTTTGATTGCACTACTGGCTTAAAGGTCTGATTGTACTGTTTTCACATGCGAAGTTACAAACTGACCCCCCTAGATATGTTTTAATACTAACTACTACATCTGAATTAGACTATGCGGCATTAACGCAAGGCTGATTGGATATAGCTGGATGTTCATAACTATTGAGATTTTAAGCTAGAGAGTTTGTAGTGTTGTTCCAGTAATCTGTAATTTGTTCTTCCTAGACATGCAGGTTAAAAGAGAAGAGGTGAGGTGGGATGCAAGAAaatttctacaggacatgcagcTCTACCAGACATTGGAAAAATGGTTCCTGTGCATATTTCAATGTTGCTTACTTGTGCAAGTCTATTGACATCGAGAACGGCTCCACGGGCCACTCCTGCGTCAACACTTCCTCCATCTTCCTCCAGGCACCCTTTGCATTCCAACAGAACTGACATTCCCAAacttatcttccttcacactTCCTCCATGATAAAAGGTGACTACGTTGTTCATCTAATTGGTATGCACAACACCAAAGTTATTACAAGTTAAACTAATACGGATATAACTAAATTACATACATAAATAAGTATCCAAGTCTCTACCTAAATAAATAAGTATCTAAACTACCTAACTGTCTATCAAACTATATAAGTAAATTTACTAACTACATTGACTACAAGTACTACCTATCTAACTAAATTATCTAACTATCTAACTACTAATCTAAATTAGCTAAATAAATAAACTAACTACCTACATAATTCAATTGTCTCACTATCTACCTAGATTAGCTAACTAATTTACATCAGTAAATAACTAAAAAAGATAACTAAATTATCTCACTACAtaactatatataaataaataactaCATTATCTAAataaacaaaattaaaaaaaattaccaGAGATGGCACTTGGATAACTGGTCGGCCAAGGGTGGAGGGGGTGGCCTCACTAGAAGGCCGGTGGGGGGGAAGGCCGCCGGCGGCCCAGCGGCCGGCGGGAATGCCGGGGAGAAGCGGGGGGCCGCCCTCGCCGCCGGTGCGTGCTGAGGATGATGGTGGGGCGACGAGGGAGCGGACAGGCACGCGGGGAATGGCAAGCGGCGGCCTGCTGTGGTGGCGCGGGTGGCTTGACGGCAGCGGCGGGCAAGCTggcggtggggagagagggagagaaagaatgcaagagagagggagagacagaGGTGCTTCTGCCTGTGTAGGTTTAATAggtcggcgccgtagatcttggctcCGTGGtcagcgccaagatctgtggctccgaCCTACCGGCCACGTCAGCGCCACCTCGGTTTCCATGTTGTGCGCAGCCAGGCACCTCGGCGCcatatgccctgttcgcttgctaataagccatgactgaaaatattgttggctgatttgttgtgagagaaaaatattgttcgttggctgaaaaaagtacggcttataagccaagcgaaaaGGGGACAATAGGTAGTGGCACTGAGACGTGTTATCCTCGGAGCCACGTATTCTGATGCCGTCCCAGGGTCCAAATATCAGTTTAGGATTAATCATAGGgtccaaacgtaaattttcttaaaaaCGAGGCCAAATTGAAAAAACTTAGGACCACAGGTCCATCAGAAACCGTCGGGCAGTCATGCCATCGCTGCATCGCATCGCAAGTCAGGAGCTTAGCAGGCATGTTGCCGTTCCCGTTCCGGAACAGGAACGGAAATTTAGGGTCTCATTTTATAACGTTCCCAGTCTGCTAAGGTCACGAGCACCGGAAGCACCGGTGGCTTGGCATCATGATCATGCCCGTCCCGCTGCGCCGGCCACTCCACCATTGCAGGCTCACGGCTGCCGAACAGCCACGGTGGTGTGCAGTGCAGGtacatgaaaaaaaaagaaatcttaTGTTTCTAAAAAAAAGAATGCAGCTGCAAAACAACAAGAAGCCAGCACCAGTAGCGAGAATCTGGAAGCGCCAaagcagcagcaggaagtagctCTTCAGATCAGAGCGAAAAAAAGATTTTGCACTGTGTCTTGCTACTACTAGGCCTCTCTTCCAAGGTCCAGCCCACCTGAAATATTCGACGCTGGACCAGCGCCGTCGGTGTAACTGGGCTGGAGCCTGGAACTGACCAGAAACTGTTCGGAGAATTTGGCTGCTTCGGACTATCCGATCAAGAAAATCAAAGTGAActcagagattttttttttttttgacaaaaagcATCTTTTATTATTAGCAGCAGGTGGCTGCAATGAGGGAGAAAGGCTCCCGAGGTACACACTGCAGTGCCATGCGAAGGGGGCAACTGCTTTCATAATTGGCATTGGTACAAGTTACATTTGGCGAACTACTTTGAGCCCCAGACTGTCTAAAGGCTTGATTGGCTAAAGAATGAGCCGTGACATTCATGCTTTTTTGAACCTTGAGCACTTGAAGTCTTTTGTTGATCACAGAGTTTAGAAAGCTCTGGGTGAATGGCTTGGCTTCCCGATGTGGTGGAGAGCTGAGATTTGTGCCATTGAAAAAACTGACCAGAAGCTGACTGTCGGCGAGGAATGAAATGTCACCGATCTGAAGCGAAGAGGAAGTTGTAGCTGCAAAAGCGAGGGCAGCCGCCTCCGCCATGATGACAGAGGTGATGTTGCCGATTTGCACTTTGATGTAGAACTTGAAATTGCGCCTTGGATCCAGGATAAAAATTTCTAGGCCTGCTCTCCTTGGACTGGGGTTCGGCATATCCGGAGCAATAGAGGCATCTGTGTAACACCTTGCACCCGGTAGAAGCATCGGAAACCTGCAAAAAGTTTGATCGCTGGGCAACCCCAGCCTGAAATTTTGCTGTTGAATACGGGCCTGAGCGTTCCCTCCATCAATGTGTGTCCCTGCAGCAGTAGAATTGTTTTCTTGCATAATATTTGTTTGGGAGACACATTGAGTGCTCCTAGAATTAGCAGTGGAGTTATCTGCCCGAGCACAAACAGATGCAACTTCAATGTCTGCCTCGATTGCATGATGAACCTGCAAAACAGACCATTTTTTCCTCTTGAAGCGAACGTCATTTCTGGCTCTCCAGATGTACCAGAGAGTGAGAATCGTCCTCTGTAAGTCTACGTCAGAAGTGTCCCTGTTAATGATGATAGATAGAGTCTCCTGGACTCCATCCTGTTCAAACGGAAGCAAAGAGGTGCGCAACAGGGTTTTGGAAGAGAACCAAACCGCCCTTGCAAAGCTACAGTGAAAGAACAAGTGAGAGTCATTTTCAAGCACTTTGCAGGTTTCACAGTATTTGCTTATCTTGGTGGACAGACTTCCAGCTCGGACCCCTGTAGCAATGGCTCTTCGAATCAATCTCCAGGCAAAAGCCTTCATGTTTGGAGATAAAAGTTTGTGAGCCCACACCCTCAAAATTTCCATCGATTGAGTGCTAACACTCCTCGATCCCTGAACAGGGATTTGTACCTGCACTTGAGAGCTAAGAAGCATGAAAGCTTCCTTTGCAGAACAGTTACCTCTGGGTGCAGGTTTCCATTTAACTGCATCATTGTCGTCCGAAGGTACTGTGACTACACTACATATGGCAGATGCTGCATTATTATCAAAAATCTGCGAGATAAGGTTAGTATTCCAGTTGTGGGTGTTAGGAGTCCACAGATCAGAAATATTTTGAGGTAAGCTGGGAAGGGTGACAGGAAGATTGAGGTGACTGTGAATTTCTTTCCAAACCGAGCGCCAAGGCGTGGACCAGATACTGGAATCACCTTTGTGGATTTGAACTGTGCAGTTATCAATCAAAATGTTTTTAACTTGCATAATAGAGGACCAGAAAGCAGATTTAATTTGAGTGTCACGAGCAGTCCAGAAGCTAGCATTGGGGAAATATTTGGCCTTAAGAATGGCTGTTAGAAAAGGGTTTTTACCTGTGGCAATATTCCAAGCAGCATGAAGAATGAGGCTGTGGTTGACAGTCAGAAGATCTCTCACTCTAAACCGCCTTCTCTTTTAGGCCTGCAAATATCTTTCCAAGATCTGAAATGGATTGGTGAAGTAGCATTGTCTTCTTGGACTCCAGCCCACCAAAAATTCCGAATTATAGTGGTGATCTTAGAGATGAAGGTTTTGGAAAATAACACAGTGGACATGTAGTAAATCGGAATTGAGGCAAGCACCGAATTAATGTTAACAAGCCGACCAGCATGGTTGGGTTTGTTAGCCTTAAGCATCGTCAACTTAGCCCTGAATTTGTTGAGAATAAAATCATAGGCTTTGGTTCTATCGTTATGGTTGAAAATGAGGGGGTGGCCGAGGTAAATCGTATTAGGAGTAAGATCAGGCACAGGGAACACATTTTTAACAGCCAATTTGCTATGGATATCAACATTCTTGCTAAACATAATAGAGGATTTAGCTAAATTCGGGGTCTGACCAGAAGCATTGCAGAAAGCCTGAAGGATAGAATTGATTTTGGTTGCTTCCTCATAGGTAGCTTGACCACAAATAATCAAATCATCAGCAAAAAGAAGCGAATGAATTCTAGGACAGTTCGTACCAAGAGTTACCCCATGAATACTGTGAGCATCAGAATGTTGCTGCAAGCAAATAGAAAGTTCATTCACAGCAATAATGAAAAGATACGGAGAAAGAGGGCAGCCCTGTCTAACACCACGCTGAGGATGGAAGGTAGGGGTAGGCTCGCCATTGATAATAACAGAAAGAGTAGTAGTAGAAATGCAATTGTACACTAAATCAACGAAATGGTCATGAAAGCCTTGTCTTTTAAGTGCTTTGACAATAAAATTCCATTCAATTCGGTCAAAAGCTTTAGCCAAGTTTAAGAAAGAAAGCTTTTGGTTCCAACTtttaagattgaagctgtgaattATCTCCTGAGCAATAATGATATTGGAAGCAATGTATCTACCATGAACAAAAGCAGCTTGCGAGGGGTGAATAATGTGAGGGAGGTGATTCTTAATTCTATCAGCTAAAGACTTTGCAATAATCTTATATGCCACATTACAAAGACTGATCGGTCTATAATCTTTCGGTGTAATTGGAGCATTAACTTTAGGAATAAGAGCAATATGGGTACGATTAATCTCAGCAGGTAGGGAACCAGATTGGTAAAAAGAAGAAACAAAATTATGCACATCCTTACCTATCCAATCCCATGAGGCCTTGTAAAAAGCTGCATTTAGTCCATCCGGTCCCGGCGCTGCATTGCTCCTCATGTTTTTAACAATGCTGTGTATTTCCTGCATATCAGGGATTGAGTTTGTAAAAGAATCATCAGTTATTACCTGATTTTGCTCCGGTTCATTGGCCCAATCCTGTTCTTCAGAACCTGTACTGTTAATGTCATGGGACCTGAAAATTTCCATGAAGCAGTGATTTGCAGTATGAGCAAGCTGTTCCTGGGTGGTGGAGAAAGAACCATCAGGGTTCTGGAAGTGAGTGATAATGTTCTTTCTGGCTCTCTTAATGATAGATTGGTGGAAAAAGCTGGTGTTTCTATCCCCTGCAATAGACCAATTCTTTTTGTATCTCTGTCTATGGTAGGCTTCATTCTTAGCCAGAATGGATTCATGCTGAAAAGCCAGATCCTTTTGGACACTGGGGTTTTGTTGGTGAGGTGGGTGCATTTAGAGTTGGAGAATTTGGTCCTCAATAGCACTAAGCTGGTCAGAAATTTTAGGTTTAGCTTTGCGCCACCTATTCAGATCTTTGGCAAGGTAAAGGGTTTTGAGATGGAAAGGACGGTTGGCAGACCTGTGCCAACTTTGTTTGGCAGTGTTTTCATAATAATCTTCAAGGAGCCACCAATTTTCAGATTTAAAAGTCCTGTTACAGGTGCGGCGATTGGCACTGAGCATAGCAAGAATAGGAGCATGATCACTCTTCATCATAGGTAAGTGATAAATCATAGTATTGGGAAAAGCAGAGCACCACTCAGCATtcgcaagaaatctatcaagacgCTCATAAGTGGGGTTAGTGCTAAATCTCTTGTTAGTCCAAGTGTACGCAGGGCCGTTGTAGCCCAAGTCAAAAAAACCACAATCCTTGGCAAGGCAACAAAATTCAGAAATTTGGCGAGCATTCGCAACTCTAGGACCAAGTTTCTCGCTAGGATGCATAATATCATTGAGATCACCCATACAAATAAAAGGCAAGCTCGGATATGTTACAACAAAATTTTGAACTTGCCTCCAGATACTAGCAGTTTGGAGGTGATGGGGATCACCATACACACACACTAAACCAAACTTCTTCTGGAGATGCTTATGTACACACAAAGCAAAGAAGAAGTGGTGACTCAACTCAAGGACATCTAACTGGCACCATTCCTGGAGAGAAGCCATAAACCTCCTGACTGACCCTGGGCTGGAACAATGTACGCATCATCAACGTTGAGGCGATTAAGTCAGTCAGACCAAGTTAAACGAGAGTTCCTAGTTTCGGACACAAAAATAACCTGCGCATTAGTCGACGTGATTAATCTGGCGAGGTGAAGCATCTTAGGATTGCCAAGGCTCCCGCCCGATCCTTGGCAGTTCCACGCTAGCAGACTCATGGCGCCCGTGGCGCCTTAAGGGCTGGCGCCAGCGCCCCTCGAGTGTCTCGATCGGAAAAGGAATCAGAGCAAACCCCAGGCTGAATGCAAGGTCCGGAAAGGGCACCTTGATCCTCCACAGCATGCTGCCCGGCCTGTTGGAGGCCGCTGCCCGGAAAAGGATGGTGACCCATTTGCCCGACGCCCAGAGGCGATTGGCAAGGCGGGCCCCCTTGCAGCTCCAGATCACAATCTTCAACCTCCATGGCTGCACCTTCAAAGTGACTACTACAGCTATCACTCGTGGCTTGATCAGGAGCAACAGTGACAGGCCCAACGGGGCATTGAGCCAGCATGGAGGCGTCAGCCCTCACTGTACCATGGTGGACCGTGCTCTCATTGTTGACTGTGTCGTCACTATTGTGAGAAGCAGCAGCATGCTCATTTAGGCCAAGTCCAGCAGCCGCAGACGCTACAGTTTGCTGAATCGGGCTCAAGCCACAGTGAGCAGCAGCTGACGCGCTAGCATGCTGAAGCAAGCCCATGTGATGGCGTGTCTCTTAGCAATATGAATGCTGCCACTCGGCAGCAGTCAGTGTTCAGGGGACACGTTTTCACTGAGCCGGCTGCTAGCTTGATTAATGCAAAGGCAGTGATTGTTGACCAGTGAGGCCAGCAGCCTGCTGCTAGAGCTTTGAGTGGAGTCATCAGCAAGAGCAGCGAAATCAACTTTGAGTTGACGAAGACGAGCAGAGGTGGTTGGACCATTGGTAGCTGAGGAATTAATCTGGGCGCCTACTTGGTGCATAGGAATGGAAGAAATTTGAGTCATCCAGGGGCAAAAAATTCCAAAGGAAATATGCTGAGAAGTATTATTTTTGGACCCTGAAAAAATTATGCTCTCTCTGACCCGACAATTAGTGACATTATGAAAAAAGCCTGCACAGTAGGCACAAATTTTAGTGATTTTACCATAGTGAACAAAGACAGTGATGTAGGAATTAGGACCACTGGAAATTTTGGTTTGGATCTCAGAAATAGCTCCATAAGTATGATTCCAGGCTCTCTTCATATCGGCTCTAATGCCTTGGATAGGAACAGCTCTGAACCCAGATTGGGAGGCAGCCACTTTAATGAGCAGATTGTACTCGGATTCTACTTCGGCCCCGTTCGGATGGTATAGTTCTGGAGAAATTTGGATGATTtgaaggaattctggaggaaatttgtgagagaaaaacacggttccagATGAAAAAAGAAATGGATCGGCACGCGAACGGGTCGTCTTCGTTAGCCCAGCCCTGAGTTATCGGAGGACGAGTCGCGATTTGGAGGGTCTGCATGCCCTGGGCTAGATCAATTTCAGGCGTTTTAGGATTGTTATCAGAGTTGGGGTCGGGAGGAGGTTCAGGTGGATTGGGAGGTCTAGAGGTATGACTCCGAAGCTGAACACTTGAAATGGAATTCATTGTGGAAGCAAGAGGGAACAACTTCAGGGGCCAAAGCAAAAGAAGATCAGTGATGGGATTGAACATGCTAGCAGTGAGTGGACAATAAAAAGCAGCGATGTTACACAAGGGGAGAGTAGAGGAGGCTAGAAACATCTAGTGGAGAGCACTAAAGGCACACCAAAAAATCAAAAACCACACTGAGGGATGAAGAGACTGTTACCGCATGCTACAAGAAGGATCTAGAGAGCGGAGAAATGCACTTACCTCTTGCCCAAAGCTTACCAGGACGAGTTGTACTAAGACGAAGCAGTATTTCCCAGCTTCTCCATCCGGGTGCCGGGCTCTTCCCGAACAGGGCGCGGGCGAGCGGAGGTGGCCGGGCTGACTCACCGTGGCGCCAGGGAATGTACAAAATCAATATAGGTGTCACACTGTTGACGGCCATGTTGTCTACCTAAAACAAAAGCGTGgttaaattatgaaataaatataGAAAAAACGAGCAACCTatcatgttcgcttgctcgtaaacgatcgtaaatttccagtcgaaaacagtgtttttctctcacaccaaaccagccagcagtaaataatccacgatcgtttacgatctcCCGAACATGCTGAATTCAGGTGGACAAATTCCATCATAAGAAACCTAGCCGGCCAGCTAAGCTATACTCAATTTGCTAATATATTGTATGTTAGAATTCTAGGCATATTTTGGTATATTTTAATTCCAAAATTAAACATGTAAAATATTATCATGACTATGTTGAGTGATTCAGTAGCCAGATAATATGTGCTAGTGTTCAAGTTTAAACAGCTAATAAACAAGAACGAATATTTGATAGTGTTCAAGTTTAAACATCTAATAAACAAGAACAAATATAAGCACAGATGAATTAGGTTGTACCCTGAGGCGAGGCCAGTGCCGGATGCGCCGTTACCATCTGGACTAGTCATACTAGTCGTGGGATGGCCTTAGTCGATGTAGTCCAATGATGCAGGAAGAGGTCGTTGCAGTGCAGTCCTTCGAACGGCCTCCAGAAGAGGAAGTAGTCGACCAGTGTTGCGCCTCGACCACCAGGAAGTAGTCGTTGTAGTCGATCAGCGCTGCTCCTTGGCCACCAGGACGTAATCGATCAGGGAGGGAGTGAGCAGTCACGTTcaacgctccccaaaaaccttaTCGCCTGCCTATCCTGAGCAGGATCTCTGGCAGAAGGCGAGGTTCCGGAGGCTCTGCTCTCGCCAAAACTTGTGCGCGCAGTGCTGGCGATGGGAATACAAGAGCGCAGTAGAAGATAGGGAGAAGAGAGAAGTCTCCTGAAAGGAGTACTTGGTGCTCGTGTATCTTCCTagggagtgaaaggtcctaatggctagaggggggtgaatagcctattaaaaatttctacaacaacacttaacaaaccggttagacaattatgaggtgaagcaagtgttatgctagcctactaaaaagcaagccacctaccacatttctagtttatatagtttctatccacacaatagctatgacactacactaagttagtgtgctctcaaaaactaactaaagagccacactaatcaaattaacaagctctcacaactggctacactaaagagcttgacaactagtttgcggtaaagtaaagagagtgagcaagaaggttataccgccgtgtcgaggaaggagccaatcaatcacaagaatgaataacaatgaagaccaatcacctcataatcaaatgatgacacaaattttttaccgaggttcacttgcttgcaggcaagctagtcctcgttgtggcgattcactcacttggaggttcacgcgctaattggcatcacacaccaaaccctcaatagggtgccgcacaaccaacacaagatgagaatcacacaagccacgagcaatccactagagtaccttttggctctccgctggaaaaagatcaagaacccatcacaatcaccacgatcagagccggagacaatcaccactcttcactcgacgatccttgctgctccaagccatctaggtggcggcaaccaccaagagtaacaagcgaattccacagcgaaacacgaacaacaagtgcctctagatgtaaacactcaagcaatgcacttggattctctcccaatctcacaaagatgatgaatcaatgatgaagacgagtgggagggctttggctaagctcataaggttgctatgtcaatacaaatggccaagaaagtgagcttgagccggccatagggcttaaatagaagcccccttcactgggcacaacacggggtgaccggacgctccggtcatattgaccggacgctggacctcagcgtccggtcacgcggtgcgtgccacgtgtccccccttcaaatgttgatcgtctgatctcaacggtcaagtgacgaccggacacagcagctcaaagtgaccggacgctggacctcagtgtccgatcgtttccagtaagcatctagagacgacttttcacgaccagacgcgtccggtcactcggcgactcctctgtccactgccacgtcagtaggaccggacgcaccctgtcagcgtccgatcactgagtgacccagcgtccggttagagaccgacgctgcgcgtcctctgctgccactgaccggacacgccggtccaaccgagaccagcgtccggtcacttacagcttttgtttttctctttcttcttttcaagtccaagcacttgatcatcaccatggcatcaccatcatcatgtacctGGACACCTGGCATTCAGATTAGTCCGTAGTCGTTACTAGAATGAATTCTCTCTGCATCACGTCGCTTCGCTCGAGCAAGCGCGGCACGCCAGTCTCCTTTATTGACTTCACAATAGGTGTACTCAGAGTCCACCATTTAAGTCACTTAAGATCTTCCTCAAATCCCCATGTGGGACTAAGCACTTACTCCCTCCGTATCCTAATTAGAGGACGTTCTGGAGCGTGATGCATTTGTGGCAAAGGATGACGTTCTGAGTACCGAGGCCTAATTTGGACGCGTTTACCCCTCACGCAGCATGCATGCAAACAGCACAGACGTCGGGTCCGCccacagcatgcatgcatgcatgcgtttaCCCCTCAGCCCGGCCTGCTCGGCTTCGCTCGCCTCTCGACGTCATTACTGCGCTTAATCGTTGGACTCCTCGATTGAAGACGTCGGCCGCCCACAAGCACGCTCGCCAACAGGGCAGCACGCTCGCCCTCACCGTCCACAGCGCAGACTTCATCTCCCTTAGCTGCTCGCCAGTAGAGTCCGTTGGTTAGGGTCTAGCGCTCCCTTTCCTCGCCATGGATACCGGCGGCAGCGCGGGGGCCGGACTCGGTGCTTGGTCGCCTCGGACGGCGTCGGGACGGAGTCGGAGGTGCTAGCCGCGGAGGACATCGGGCCGGAGTCAGAGGAGTTCGCCACTGGAGGACGTCGACGACCCGCTGCTATTCGTGGACTCTGACCAGCTGCTGTCCATCATGCTGGATTCGCTCGACCCTGCTGCTGCTCGCCGCGGACGGCAGTGGTCCCTAGTTTCCGCGGACGTCGTCACGCTGGATTCGTAGGAGGTCTTCAGCGGACGGCTGTGGCGCTGGACTCGCAGGAGCTAGACTGAGGTCGTGCTGCTCAGCCGCGGATGGCGTGGTGCCGGATTCGTAGGAGGTCAGCCGCGGACAGCGTGGTGCCGGAGTCCTTGCCGCCGGGCGCTTTCGTTTGCGGTCGCTGCCATCTCGTCCATGAGGACCGCGAAGCAGTGGAACCGTGCGCACTC
Coding sequences within:
- the LOC136454917 gene encoding uncharacterized protein, with the protein product MMQLNGNLHPEAFAWRLIRRAIATGVRAGSLSTKISKYCETCKVLENDSHLFFHCSFARAVWFSSKTLLRTSLLPFEQDGVQETLSIIINRDTSDVDLQRTILTLWYIWRARNDVRFKRKKWSVLQVHHAIEADIEVASVCARADNSTANSRSTQCVSQTNIMQENNSTAAGTHIDGGNAQARIQQQNFRLGLPSDQTFCRFPMLLPGARCYTDASIAPDMPNPSPRRAGLEIFILDPRRNFKFYIKVQIGNITSVIMAEAAALAFAATTSSSLQIGDISFLADSQLLVSFFNGTNLSSPPHREAKPFTQSFLNSVINKRLQVLKDRSSQAKEGDADYIDQWENVHDNLYENDQHHYERQLQSSILAWYGHATRTKLKVQWTQGDYADIESSDDEHLSYDLATRAGTQVEAASILDRVVMSTLTP